GGAAAATGTTGAAGACTTTAGAATCACTGGAGAAGAGTGAAATTGTTAAGCACTATGAAATCCTGGATTTCAAGCAAGGCAAAAACTTTTATTTCATAAAAATAAAGGCAATATTTGTCGATAAAAGTGAGTTGCATATAAGAGAGTTTATTTCCGAAGAGGAATACCTGTATTCATATCACTGGCAGGATAATAACGGGATAATGAGAATAAGGTGGGATAATTCACTGCACCACAAACATCTAAAAAGCTTTCCACACCATGATATTCCTTCAAAATCGTAATGTGATGAATTTACTGCTAAACTGTAAGCATTTCAATAGAAGGTAGGATAAGTCAATTCCTGCCAAATCAAATATGACGTTACGGAATTTTAGGAACATCCCTGTACAGTAAGGGTTAAATATGCATTATAGTATGAGATTCATTATGGGAAAAATGATTTTATTCGAGAAAGATGCGATTCATGCACTGGTACAAACGAGAGATCTTCTAGAAGAAATACTTGAGACTCTTGATGTCATGGCTGATGAAGAAATGATGAAAAAGATTTCTGTTGCAGAGGAGGATGTAAAAGAAGGAAGAATCAGA
The DNA window shown above is from Candidatus Thermoplasmatota archaeon and carries:
- a CDS encoding DUF6516 family protein gives rise to the protein MLKTLESLEKSEIVKHYEILDFKQGKNFYFIKIKAIFVDKSELHIREFISEEEYLYSYHWQDNNGIMRIRWDNSLHHKHLKSFPHHDIPSKS